A single candidate division WOR-3 bacterium DNA region contains:
- a CDS encoding T9SS type A sorting domain-containing protein — translation MKYLLCFLIAVNILVAGNTRPADMPGIEIETNAEGTRFVTDPSGDTDPLKVTTDFYGNQRAEVIWVDRNHQNAIAQHTAIAGNGMWIQAGWYLNNERTNLYRTLGTNTPIWSFPMPEADWFISIDVSMDGAGIGALAAGEACYSFSSASAAPNWVYSLPMGFNYSSSAQGPTISVTDDGSVYAALAGQAGQGRLFLFNASGDTIRTISFNPTLGIYGVDMANDGSVFCVSTYNAIYVFNEDGSRRDSITQYGQTPAKISADGKYLVKGDFYTRVYLYRWNGSNYDQVWQYPTGHPWVTSVAISDDGSTIMAGTYQYSPSNSGKVLLFDSSSATPLWQYTQYGDYVPSCALSEDGSRAVAGSWGQYNATFGDVLTVFDRNSSTPIFQLLDDIDEPGSIFSVGISKDGSFITAGGKAVHARQFGNGGEVYAIRMLDPLTNDVGIERINAPAAFLQVGQNITPQAVARNYGAQAASFSVVCYIHDSLAQPLYGDTTTVSGLASGSSTTVSFSPNWNVPAYGRYLTSVFTTLSGDEFPQNDTLVQSSICYHDGSVLGISYPFSEITLNYTNAPRVTVANHGSYAEQIPVNCEIYDDLGTLIYTGNGQCYLNPFESQVVSIAPSWSPNDTGLYDVYFFTEVPDDYVPSNDTMTTNSHTTTEIIYDDGFLDIYGIVASTFADNKFAEKMIPCLSPPYYITRVRFYCSNDSMIAVSLNKDSLGLPGLASSYYLALPDTISSAGAGWAVKEFEPPIQLTNSDPFWMVIHWLSNSPTQPGIGMDNTQPLDNLSYWYWTDPGDPGWHAWTTYDFMMRVMTVSEVGIESWENKSVNQFMLPAPSPNPFVRDLRISFSMPYNGSLSLKMYDIAGRLVANIADGNFDAGEHEIIWNGNDDKGREICSGVYFLKAIFEKAVMTRKVILLAE, via the coding sequence ATGAAATACTTGCTATGTTTTTTGATTGCAGTAAATATCCTGGTTGCAGGCAACACACGACCAGCCGATATGCCAGGCATAGAAATCGAAACCAATGCTGAGGGAACGAGGTTTGTCACTGACCCATCAGGTGATACCGATCCGCTGAAGGTCACCACCGATTTCTACGGAAACCAACGCGCCGAAGTAATATGGGTGGACCGCAACCATCAAAATGCGATCGCCCAGCATACGGCGATCGCCGGAAATGGCATGTGGATACAGGCAGGTTGGTACCTGAACAACGAAAGGACGAATTTATACCGGACTCTTGGCACAAACACACCGATATGGTCTTTCCCGATGCCTGAAGCCGATTGGTTCATCTCAATCGATGTTTCGATGGACGGTGCAGGCATCGGAGCCCTCGCCGCGGGTGAAGCATGCTACAGTTTCTCATCCGCGAGCGCCGCGCCGAATTGGGTTTACAGCCTGCCCATGGGATTCAACTATTCTTCGAGCGCCCAGGGGCCGACGATAAGTGTAACCGATGATGGGTCGGTCTACGCCGCGCTCGCCGGGCAGGCCGGGCAAGGCCGCCTCTTCCTTTTTAATGCTTCCGGGGATACTATCCGCACGATCAGCTTCAATCCGACCCTGGGTATCTACGGCGTTGACATGGCAAATGACGGTTCGGTGTTCTGCGTTTCCACATATAACGCGATATATGTATTCAATGAGGACGGTTCGCGTCGTGATTCAATTACACAATATGGCCAGACCCCGGCGAAGATCTCGGCCGATGGCAAGTATCTAGTTAAAGGAGATTTCTACACACGCGTCTACCTTTACCGATGGAACGGCTCAAATTACGATCAAGTGTGGCAGTATCCGACTGGACACCCGTGGGTCACTTCAGTCGCGATATCAGATGACGGGTCTACGATCATGGCCGGAACGTACCAGTACAGCCCGAGCAATTCCGGCAAGGTCTTGCTCTTCGATTCCTCGTCAGCAACACCACTCTGGCAATATACACAGTATGGCGATTACGTACCATCCTGTGCTCTGAGTGAAGATGGTTCACGAGCCGTTGCTGGTTCTTGGGGCCAATACAACGCAACCTTCGGTGATGTGCTGACCGTCTTTGACCGTAATTCATCAACGCCCATATTCCAGCTCTTAGATGACATCGACGAACCAGGATCGATTTTTTCAGTCGGCATCTCAAAAGATGGCTCGTTCATAACGGCCGGTGGGAAAGCCGTTCACGCCCGCCAATTCGGAAACGGTGGCGAGGTCTACGCGATACGCATGCTCGACCCCCTGACCAATGATGTCGGTATCGAACGGATCAACGCACCAGCCGCTTTCCTGCAGGTGGGGCAGAACATCACCCCTCAGGCGGTTGCCCGCAATTACGGGGCGCAAGCTGCCAGCTTCAGCGTAGTATGCTACATCCATGACTCGCTTGCGCAGCCTCTCTACGGTGATACGACCACGGTGAGTGGACTGGCGTCCGGTTCAAGCACCACAGTCAGTTTCTCGCCGAACTGGAACGTACCGGCATACGGTCGATATCTGACAAGCGTTTTCACCACGCTGTCAGGTGATGAATTTCCGCAGAACGACACACTCGTGCAGAGCAGTATCTGTTATCATGACGGCTCTGTATTGGGCATTTCTTATCCTTTTTCCGAGATCACGCTAAACTACACGAATGCACCCCGCGTTACCGTTGCGAACCACGGCAGCTATGCCGAGCAGATACCGGTCAACTGCGAAATATACGATGACCTGGGTACGCTTATCTACACCGGAAACGGGCAATGTTATCTCAATCCGTTCGAATCCCAGGTCGTAAGTATCGCTCCAAGCTGGAGTCCTAACGATACCGGACTATACGATGTGTATTTCTTCACCGAAGTGCCGGACGATTATGTGCCGTCCAACGATACAATGACGACTAATTCCCACACAACAACCGAAATAATTTATGATGACGGATTTCTTGACATCTACGGCATAGTAGCATCAACTTTCGCCGACAACAAATTCGCCGAAAAAATGATCCCGTGTCTTTCTCCACCATACTACATTACACGGGTTCGGTTCTACTGCAGCAACGATTCGATGATAGCCGTATCGTTGAATAAGGATTCACTCGGCCTGCCCGGACTGGCCTCGTCCTACTACCTGGCTCTGCCCGACACTATCAGTTCGGCCGGCGCGGGTTGGGCGGTGAAAGAATTTGAACCGCCGATACAGCTGACCAATAGCGACCCTTTCTGGATGGTTATTCACTGGTTATCAAATTCGCCAACTCAACCTGGCATAGGCATGGATAATACACAACCGCTGGACAATCTTTCATATTGGTACTGGACCGATCCCGGCGATCCAGGCTGGCATGCCTGGACGACGTACGACTTCATGATGAGAGTCATGACGGTAAGCGAAGTTGGTATCGAATCATGGGAAAACAAATCGGTCAATCAATTCATGCTTCCCGCACCAAGCCCAAATCCCTTCGTGAGAGATCTGAGGATAAGTTTCTCAATGCCGTACAACGGTTCACTATCACTGAAGATGTATGATATTGCGGGCAGGCTCGTCGCAAACATTGCCGACGGGAATTTTGATGCGGGCGAACATGAAATAATATGGAATGGAAATGATGACAAAGGCCGGGAAATATGTTCGGGCGTCTATTTCCTTAAAGCCATTTTTGAGAAAGCGGTTATGACGCGTAAGGTCATCCTGCTCGCAGAATAA
- a CDS encoding UDP-2,3-diacylglucosamine diphosphatase, with protein sequence MHVFVSDAHIRTDSSERCRMLVKFLQEIRPNLTDLYILGDLFEIWFEYYLVFPKDYFRLLAVLYSILNEGKNIHYILGNHEIAIGNFLKNFGFIVHRGSTVFDIDGRRVLLAHGNTIDKRLWTSIWESLLTSKLNHMLFRLVHPDLGISLAQCIARFSRIQSPSRRLDSMLENYASRMLHDVDIVMLAHSHNPVFRKMARNKYYINTGDWVKHFSYATIENGNVSLRYYGQPTL encoded by the coding sequence ATGCATGTTTTCGTAAGCGACGCCCACATTCGTACCGACAGCAGCGAGCGCTGCCGAATGCTAGTGAAGTTCCTGCAGGAAATCCGGCCAAATCTTACAGATTTGTATATTCTGGGTGATCTATTCGAGATCTGGTTCGAGTACTATCTGGTCTTTCCAAAAGACTATTTCAGACTCCTCGCTGTCCTTTACAGCATACTGAACGAAGGCAAGAACATTCACTATATACTGGGCAATCATGAAATAGCAATAGGAAATTTCCTGAAGAATTTCGGATTCATCGTACACCGAGGGTCAACCGTTTTCGACATCGACGGCCGGCGGGTGCTGCTCGCCCACGGAAACACCATCGACAAGCGTCTGTGGACGTCAATATGGGAAAGCTTGCTTACCTCAAAGCTGAATCACATGCTATTCCGTCTAGTCCATCCGGATCTCGGTATTTCACTCGCCCAGTGTATTGCCAGGTTCTCTCGAATACAAAGTCCGAGCAGGAGGCTCGACAGCATGCTGGAGAATTATGCATCACGCATGCTGCATGATGTCGACATAGTAATGCTGGCCCATTCACACAATCCCGTTTTCAGGAAGATGGCGCGCAACAAATATTACATAAATACCGGGGACTGGGTTAAGCACTTTTCGTACGCCACGATCGAAAACGGTAATGTTTCACTGAGATATTACGGACAACCGACTCTTTGA
- a CDS encoding ABC transporter substrate-binding protein, which translates to MSRVRFAFTLCLLLTMCCKREQKVVVDFWHVMGGPLGRRLSEMISDFNSLHPEGEVRGVHMGSYDVLAQKLMGAIASSNPPVIAQMYESWTDQFFQAGELVPLAEFVRVEKDFNLQDFFPVFIEDNTYDTTLVTLPFNKSVPVFYYNADLFDKYGIDSFPVDWTDFRRVCLRIRESGVWPTSWPLDVWYFSTMLYQQGGILFDETEGQPGFNSPEGNGVIEYLVALVRDSLFYLNPGFQRQDEFLSGNVAMIPASIVSWAFMKGKVPFEIGVAPFPQGRVRSIVIAGTNIGMFRKASKAEKELAWEFIKWFLEPQNQMRWTEASYYLPTRRSTTKTEAYQKFVAENPAYEKIVGQLDFARTEPKSKEWFAGRIYLNDAIEEAMRLERKPDEALDDAAERLRLELK; encoded by the coding sequence ATGAGCAGGGTGCGTTTTGCTTTTACTCTTTGCTTGCTGCTCACTATGTGCTGCAAGCGAGAGCAGAAGGTAGTGGTCGACTTCTGGCACGTAATGGGGGGGCCGCTCGGCCGGCGTCTGAGCGAAATGATCAGCGATTTCAATAGTCTCCATCCCGAAGGAGAGGTACGCGGGGTGCACATGGGTTCGTATGATGTCCTTGCGCAGAAACTAATGGGAGCCATTGCGTCGAGCAATCCGCCGGTAATCGCTCAGATGTACGAATCGTGGACCGATCAATTTTTTCAAGCTGGCGAACTGGTGCCGCTTGCCGAATTCGTTCGAGTGGAGAAGGATTTCAATTTGCAGGACTTCTTCCCGGTGTTCATTGAAGATAATACATACGATACGACTCTCGTAACCCTGCCTTTTAACAAAAGCGTTCCTGTATTCTATTACAATGCTGATCTGTTCGACAAATATGGTATTGATTCATTTCCCGTGGACTGGACCGATTTCAGGCGGGTCTGCTTGCGCATTAGGGAAAGCGGTGTCTGGCCAACATCCTGGCCGCTCGACGTGTGGTACTTTTCGACCATGCTGTATCAACAAGGAGGCATACTTTTCGATGAAACGGAAGGTCAGCCGGGGTTCAATTCGCCCGAAGGCAACGGAGTAATCGAGTACCTTGTGGCACTCGTAAGGGACAGTCTTTTTTATCTCAATCCTGGTTTTCAGCGACAGGATGAATTCCTCTCTGGTAACGTTGCGATGATTCCTGCATCCATTGTTTCCTGGGCATTCATGAAAGGTAAGGTTCCGTTCGAGATCGGCGTCGCGCCTTTTCCCCAGGGCAGGGTTCGATCCATCGTGATCGCCGGCACGAATATTGGCATGTTCAGGAAGGCCAGTAAAGCCGAGAAAGAATTGGCATGGGAGTTCATAAAATGGTTCCTGGAACCACAAAATCAGATGCGCTGGACTGAAGCTAGTTACTATTTACCGACAAGGCGTAGTACCACCAAGACAGAAGCTTATCAAAAATTCGTTGCCGAAAACCCGGCCTACGAGAAGATCGTCGGTCAGCTCGATTTTGCCCGGACCGAGCCAAAAAGCAAGGAATGGTTTGCCGGGCGTATATATCTCAACGACGCAATTGAGGAAGCGATGAGGCTTGAACGCAAGCCCGATGAGGCGCTTGACGACGCCGCCGAACGTCTGCGTCTCGAGTTGAAGTAA
- a CDS encoding patatin-like phospholipase family protein has product MSFGIALGGGGAKGLAHVGVLEVLEEHGIRPAYVAGTSIGSVVGALYCLQGTARGLRQRASSMIASEEFKNLELDKFYTSEKNIFERFRHELFEKFYLGSLLFKRSHSKYDATRKIFRDMFGGSSFDDCSIRFACNALDIQSGEEVVFRNGPLAEAVWASCAIPGIFPPFVQAQRLLVDGGVIDNIPVEPLRSMGAGSVLAVYLSQRPKFQGEPSTGFQINQRSYSFMKYHLDRRVLARADLVVMPDVHDFHWADFNSIDQLVERGRKAALENIDAIRSIRGFRYRVTKIFKKYFSR; this is encoded by the coding sequence ATGAGCTTCGGTATAGCCCTGGGTGGCGGTGGAGCAAAGGGCCTGGCTCATGTTGGAGTATTGGAGGTCCTTGAAGAGCATGGAATAAGACCAGCATACGTAGCCGGAACCTCGATCGGCTCAGTAGTTGGCGCTCTGTATTGCCTGCAGGGTACGGCCCGGGGATTGAGGCAGAGAGCCAGCTCGATGATCGCATCGGAAGAATTCAAGAACCTGGAACTCGATAAGTTCTACACCAGCGAGAAGAATATTTTCGAGCGCTTCAGGCATGAACTTTTTGAGAAGTTTTATCTTGGTTCATTGCTGTTCAAGAGATCACACTCAAAGTATGATGCGACCAGGAAAATATTTCGAGACATGTTCGGCGGAAGCAGTTTCGATGATTGCTCGATTCGTTTCGCATGCAATGCGCTCGATATCCAGAGCGGTGAAGAGGTCGTCTTCAGGAATGGACCGCTTGCAGAAGCAGTTTGGGCAAGCTGTGCCATACCCGGAATCTTCCCGCCTTTTGTCCAGGCACAACGGTTGCTCGTCGATGGCGGGGTCATCGACAACATTCCTGTCGAGCCGCTGCGCAGCATGGGTGCTGGAAGCGTGCTTGCCGTATACTTGAGCCAGCGCCCGAAATTTCAGGGCGAGCCTAGCACCGGATTCCAGATTAACCAGCGTTCGTACTCATTCATGAAATACCACCTTGACCGGCGTGTTCTTGCCAGAGCAGATCTGGTGGTTATGCCAGACGTCCATGATTTTCACTGGGCTGATTTCAATTCGATCGATCAACTGGTCGAGCGTGGCCGGAAAGCAGCACTGGAGAATATCGATGCTATAAGATCCATCAGAGGATTCCGCTACCGGGTTACCAAGATATTTAAGAAATACTTCTCTCGGTGA
- a CDS encoding diguanylate cyclase — MGMILIYIAAIIYGVVSGLGVLNRGLGAPYSYLFLFAIAAYYISYVSLRKINFLHTICAGVAANLVVQLSGGVHSPLLLVYFLTFLIVGFRDSARNYWIISLGIIGIEISSGLITGSMLILPIVFLVFAVFMVGFVIDSMQGHQGRMARLLSRYETREKFFSPAAYDSDRVRTAVGEIDRHKGIERPLLYFVRFLHHVFDAQTTVIFAKNENGLVLVQGFSHSELFFPEAVIETKSGLYRQVISERKSILIKEYLQIPDELGYYRGTVQIGSVMIAPIVLIENVVGVIAIDRKTGSFSEKEKAVFDEAANTAGFLLAMLRLYEKARYDVQHLSSIAELAEKLHKRLDLKEILSNTIEAFKHFMPCDDVSIASIDEVNNVGEVLVSTYLQEETKFPLNDGLVGFVARHRNSIIKDDLSKGNLVVFKKDAKTPNASFVGVPIQQDDELLGVIWLEDHQRRKFNEDDVRILNILSFQLSLAWQRAILYGKVKELSIRDGLTDLYNHRHFQEILEAQINEVDELVLILLDIDHFKKINDTYGHQAGDNVLKFLARLISQIGIAARYGGEEFAIIVPKCSLKKAMDKAVRMKDQLLKSEVHFNGAKIKFTVSIGIAHFPNDAGSRVELIEKADRALYLAKEQGRDRIIIAQTMQTR; from the coding sequence ATGGGAATGATACTAATATATATCGCTGCAATTATTTATGGCGTGGTCAGCGGCCTGGGTGTTTTGAATCGAGGCTTGGGTGCACCGTATAGTTACCTGTTCCTGTTCGCCATTGCTGCTTACTACATATCATATGTCTCACTACGTAAGATCAATTTTCTGCACACCATCTGTGCCGGGGTGGCGGCGAACCTGGTGGTGCAGTTGTCGGGTGGTGTTCATTCGCCCCTGTTGCTTGTCTACTTCCTGACCTTTCTCATCGTCGGATTCAGGGACAGCGCGCGCAATTACTGGATCATCTCTCTTGGCATAATCGGTATCGAGATTTCTTCGGGTCTCATTACCGGCTCGATGCTCATATTACCGATTGTTTTTCTCGTCTTTGCCGTATTCATGGTTGGATTTGTTATTGATAGCATGCAAGGTCATCAAGGCCGCATGGCGCGGCTGCTCTCAAGGTATGAGACAAGAGAGAAGTTTTTTTCTCCGGCCGCATACGATTCGGACAGAGTCCGTACCGCGGTCGGGGAGATCGATCGCCACAAGGGGATAGAGCGCCCGTTACTCTATTTCGTTAGATTCTTGCACCACGTTTTCGATGCGCAAACGACGGTGATCTTTGCCAAAAACGAAAACGGCTTGGTACTGGTCCAGGGGTTCTCACATTCAGAGTTGTTCTTTCCTGAGGCGGTCATCGAGACAAAATCTGGTCTTTACCGCCAGGTCATAAGCGAACGCAAATCGATCCTGATCAAAGAATACTTGCAGATTCCTGATGAACTCGGTTACTATCGGGGAACGGTGCAGATCGGCTCGGTCATGATCGCGCCGATCGTGTTGATCGAAAACGTGGTCGGGGTCATTGCTATCGACCGCAAGACAGGATCATTCAGCGAGAAGGAGAAGGCGGTCTTCGATGAAGCCGCTAATACTGCAGGGTTCCTCCTTGCAATGTTGCGGCTCTACGAGAAAGCGCGTTACGATGTCCAGCACCTTTCCTCGATCGCCGAGCTCGCCGAAAAGCTCCACAAGAGACTGGATCTCAAAGAGATTCTGTCTAACACGATTGAAGCTTTTAAACATTTCATGCCCTGTGATGACGTGTCAATCGCGAGTATCGATGAGGTCAACAATGTTGGCGAAGTGCTTGTTTCCACTTATCTGCAGGAGGAGACCAAGTTTCCATTGAATGATGGCCTTGTGGGTTTCGTTGCGCGTCATCGGAATTCAATCATCAAGGATGATCTCAGCAAGGGTAACCTTGTCGTTTTCAAAAAGGATGCCAAAACGCCAAACGCATCTTTTGTAGGCGTTCCGATTCAGCAGGATGACGAGTTGCTCGGCGTGATCTGGTTGGAAGACCATCAGCGCAGAAAGTTCAATGAAGACGACGTCCGCATACTCAATATCCTGTCCTTTCAGCTGTCCTTAGCCTGGCAGCGGGCGATTCTGTATGGTAAAGTTAAGGAGTTATCGATTCGCGACGGACTGACCGACTTGTACAATCATCGCCATTTCCAGGAAATTCTCGAGGCGCAGATAAATGAAGTCGATGAGTTGGTACTGATACTTCTTGACATCGATCATTTCAAGAAAATCAACGACACTTATGGTCACCAGGCTGGTGATAATGTCCTGAAATTCCTCGCAAGATTAATATCTCAAATCGGCATTGCGGCGCGATACGGGGGAGAGGAATTTGCCATAATCGTTCCCAAGTGTTCGTTGAAAAAGGCCATGGATAAAGCAGTTCGCATGAAGGATCAGCTGCTCAAATCCGAAGTCCACTTCAATGGGGCAAAGATAAAATTTACGGTGAGCATCGGAATCGCTCACTTTCCAAACGACGCAGGCAGCAGGGTGGAACTGATCGAAAAAGCGGACCGGGCTCTGTATCTTGCCAAAGAACAGGGTCGCGACCGTATCATCATCGCCCAGACGATGCAGACCAGATGA